A region from the Longimicrobium sp. genome encodes:
- a CDS encoding CPBP family intramembrane glutamic endopeptidase: MKTGERIDAALMEIFVYVGLVVLALAWTAAVTVGMIVPAIPAIPACAAGLALFAAAHLRTPAQRERAGLRRVPLPGWAILAAAAAFVAFKLGFDTLLLRALPHHDGPDMVGDWLRAGGGWGAIVATGVLAGPFIEEVGFRGWIQGRLARRLPPAAAIGITAVVFAAAHFSLRASPTLLVAGLVFGYAFHATGSLWTAVLLHVAANATAAAMEAGLSIGVSQAAVIALAGAAVLVWLALRFPPRRAGAVPAAPPASPADEPAASAALPA; this comes from the coding sequence ATGAAGACGGGCGAACGGATCGACGCGGCGCTCATGGAGATCTTCGTCTACGTGGGGCTGGTCGTGCTGGCGCTGGCCTGGACGGCGGCGGTGACGGTCGGCATGATCGTGCCCGCCATCCCGGCGATCCCCGCCTGCGCGGCCGGGCTCGCGCTGTTCGCCGCGGCGCACCTGCGCACGCCGGCGCAGCGGGAGCGCGCGGGGCTGCGCAGGGTCCCGCTCCCCGGCTGGGCGATCCTCGCCGCGGCGGCGGCCTTCGTCGCCTTCAAGCTCGGCTTCGACACGCTCCTGCTGCGCGCGCTGCCGCACCACGACGGCCCGGACATGGTGGGCGACTGGCTGCGGGCCGGCGGCGGGTGGGGGGCGATCGTGGCCACCGGCGTGCTGGCGGGCCCCTTCATCGAGGAAGTCGGGTTCCGCGGGTGGATCCAGGGCCGGCTGGCCCGGCGGCTCCCACCCGCGGCGGCGATCGGGATCACCGCGGTCGTCTTCGCCGCGGCCCACTTCAGCCTGCGGGCGAGCCCCACCCTGCTGGTGGCGGGGCTGGTGTTCGGCTACGCGTTCCACGCCACCGGCTCGCTGTGGACGGCGGTGCTCCTCCACGTGGCCGCCAACGCCACCGCCGCCGCGATGGAAGCCGGGCTCTCGATCGGCGTGAGTCAAGCCGCCGTGATCGCCCTCGCGGGCGCGGCGGTGCTCGTCTGGCTCGCGCTCCGCTTCCCGCCGCGGCGGGCCGGCGCCGTTCCGGCCGCGCCGCCCGCCTCGCCGGCAGACGAGCCCGCGGCGAGCGCCGCCCTGCCGGCGTGA
- the rpmF gene encoding 50S ribosomal protein L32, with protein sequence MAVPKRRQSKQRQRKRRTHVKAAMPTVNACPQCGDPHQPHRVCPNCGYYRKQQRIEVEEF encoded by the coding sequence ATGGCCGTACCGAAGAGACGCCAGAGCAAGCAGCGCCAGCGCAAGCGCCGGACGCACGTGAAGGCCGCGATGCCGACCGTGAACGCGTGCCCCCAGTGCGGTGACCCGCACCAGCCGCACCGCGTGTGCCCCAACTGCGGGTACTACCGGAAGCAGCAGCGGATCGAAGTGGAAGAGTTCTGA
- the fabD gene encoding ACP S-malonyltransferase has translation MTGERIGLLFPGQGSQAVGMGKDLAEAFPEARAVWDAADDALGFGLTKLCWEGPEDELTLTRNAQPALLAHSAAVWAVLRAAGLDVVCAAGHSLGEFSAYHAAGSLELADALRTVRRRGELMFEGGQQRPGTMSAVLGLDDDVVEGVCREASTDAAVVVPANFNTPGQVVISGDVEAVHRAGSMLMDAGARKVTPLNVSGAFHSPLMRVAEAGLQEQLDAVDFRAPAFPVVSNVTARAVSDAADARRLLVEQLTSAVRWSYAVRTMLELGVTRFLEVGTGKVLTQMLKRIDPAAAGMGTALGTAEQVGAFLDAAGGAGKS, from the coding sequence ATGACGGGAGAGCGGATCGGCCTGCTGTTCCCCGGACAGGGGTCGCAGGCGGTGGGGATGGGGAAGGACCTGGCGGAGGCGTTCCCCGAGGCGCGCGCCGTGTGGGACGCGGCGGACGACGCGCTCGGCTTCGGACTCACGAAGCTCTGCTGGGAAGGGCCCGAGGACGAGCTGACGCTCACCCGCAACGCGCAGCCCGCGCTGCTGGCGCACAGCGCCGCCGTGTGGGCCGTGCTCCGCGCCGCCGGGCTGGACGTGGTCTGCGCCGCGGGCCACTCGCTGGGCGAGTTCAGCGCCTACCACGCCGCGGGCTCGCTGGAGCTGGCGGACGCGCTGCGTACCGTGCGCCGCCGCGGCGAGCTGATGTTCGAAGGCGGCCAGCAGCGCCCCGGGACCATGTCCGCGGTGCTGGGGCTGGACGACGACGTGGTCGAGGGCGTCTGCCGCGAGGCATCGACGGACGCCGCGGTGGTGGTGCCCGCCAACTTCAACACGCCCGGCCAGGTGGTGATCAGCGGCGACGTGGAGGCGGTGCACCGCGCCGGATCGATGCTGATGGACGCCGGCGCGCGGAAGGTGACGCCGCTGAACGTCTCCGGCGCCTTCCACTCGCCGCTGATGCGGGTGGCCGAGGCGGGGCTGCAGGAGCAGCTGGACGCCGTCGACTTCCGCGCGCCCGCGTTCCCCGTGGTCAGCAACGTGACCGCGCGCGCGGTGAGCGACGCCGCCGACGCGCGCCGCCTGCTGGTGGAGCAGCTCACCAGCGCGGTGCGCTGGTCGTACGCGGTGCGCACCATGCTGGAGCTGGGCGTCACGCGCTTCCTGGAGGTCGGCACCGGCAAGGTGCTGACGCAGATGCTGAAGCGCATCGACCCCGCGGCGGCCGGGATGGGCACCGCGCTGGGGACGGCGGAGCAGGTGGGTGCGTTCCTGGACGCGGCGGGAGGGGCGGGGAAGAGCTGA
- a CDS encoding acyl carrier protein, translated as MADIEQKVKDIIINELGVEPEKVTPEASFVEDLGADSLDTVELVMAFEEEFGMEIPDEEAEKLQTVGNAIDYIKNHQG; from the coding sequence ATGGCGGACATCGAGCAGAAGGTCAAGGACATCATCATCAACGAGCTGGGCGTTGAGCCCGAGAAGGTGACGCCCGAGGCCTCGTTCGTGGAGGACCTGGGCGCCGACTCGCTCGACACGGTGGAGCTGGTGATGGCCTTCGAGGAGGAGTTCGGGATGGAGATCCCCGACGAGGAGGCCGAGAAGCTCCAGACCGTCGGCAACGCGATCGACTACATCAAGAACCACCAGGGCTGA
- a CDS encoding TetR/AcrR family transcriptional regulator produces MRKTRKDSGEETRGRIVAAARELFRERGFDATSAEQIAARAGVAKGTVFLHGGSKERLLLLAYEADVLETATRALAGIDPAQPLPKALQAVFTHFFRLYERDVVLARRFVKEQVVLTHAENPLAPLTLDFVARLRDLIAIRREDGELDPDVDPALGAQSSYALYQGVLVGWLAGWIPDAATRDRILAGTLALHWS; encoded by the coding sequence ATGAGAAAGACGCGGAAGGATTCAGGCGAGGAGACGCGCGGCCGCATCGTCGCCGCCGCGCGGGAGCTGTTCCGCGAACGGGGATTCGACGCGACCTCGGCCGAGCAGATCGCGGCGCGCGCGGGCGTGGCGAAGGGAACGGTCTTCCTGCACGGCGGCAGCAAGGAGCGCCTCCTCCTGCTCGCGTACGAGGCCGACGTGCTGGAGACCGCCACCCGCGCGCTCGCCGGCATCGACCCCGCGCAGCCGCTCCCGAAGGCGCTGCAGGCGGTCTTCACCCACTTCTTCCGCCTCTACGAGCGCGACGTGGTGCTGGCGCGGCGCTTCGTGAAGGAGCAGGTCGTCCTCACGCACGCCGAGAACCCGCTCGCCCCGCTCACGCTGGACTTCGTGGCGCGCCTGAGGGACCTGATTGCCATCCGCCGGGAGGACGGCGAGCTGGACCCCGACGTGGACCCCGCGCTCGGGGCGCAGAGCTCGTACGCGCTGTACCAGGGCGTGCTGGTGGGCTGGCTCGCCGGCTGGATCCCCGACGCCGCCACCCGCGACCGCATCCTCGCCGGCACCCTGGCCCTGCACTGGAGCTGA
- the fabG gene encoding 3-oxoacyl-ACP reductase FabG has translation MELQGQVALVTGGSRGIGLAIAEELASAGAKIAVVARDEARAQAAASALGGDGHRGYGCDVAESEAVNALVKRVEEEMGSLDIVVNNAGVTRDNVLMRIRDDDWDAVLDTNLRGAFNLIRAASRGMMKRRSGRVINITSVVGITGNKGQANYAASKAGLIGLTKSVAKELASRGVLVNAVAPGYIETDMTAELPEAARDALMQQIALGRLGRPQDIAPAVRFLAGPGAQYITGQVLVVDGGMVM, from the coding sequence GTGGAGCTACAGGGGCAGGTGGCGCTCGTGACGGGCGGGTCGCGCGGGATCGGGCTGGCGATCGCGGAGGAGCTCGCGAGCGCGGGGGCGAAGATCGCCGTGGTGGCCCGCGACGAGGCGCGCGCGCAAGCCGCCGCGTCGGCGCTCGGCGGCGACGGGCACCGCGGCTACGGCTGCGACGTGGCAGAGAGCGAGGCGGTGAACGCGCTGGTGAAGCGGGTCGAGGAGGAGATGGGCTCGCTGGACATCGTCGTCAACAACGCCGGCGTCACGCGCGACAACGTGCTGATGCGCATCAGGGACGACGACTGGGACGCGGTGCTGGACACCAACCTGCGCGGCGCCTTCAACCTGATCCGCGCGGCCAGCCGCGGGATGATGAAGCGCCGCTCCGGGCGGGTGATCAACATCACCAGCGTGGTGGGGATCACCGGCAACAAGGGGCAGGCGAACTACGCCGCCAGCAAGGCCGGCCTCATCGGGCTGACCAAGAGCGTGGCGAAGGAGCTTGCATCCAGAGGGGTTCTGGTCAACGCCGTGGCCCCCGGATACATTGAGACCGACATGACCGCCGAGCTTCCCGAGGCGGCGCGCGACGCGCTGATGCAGCAGATCGCGCTGGGCCGGCTGGGCCGGCCGCAGGACATCGCTCCGGCCGTCCGCTTCCTGGCGGGGCCGGGGGCGCAGTACATCACCGGCCAGGTGCTGGTGGTGGACGGCGGGATGGTGATGTAG
- a CDS encoding DUF177 domain-containing protein, whose translation MLHLNLAAVDRGEVSLREQVPPDHPMWNDTGVELTEPLEVDLTANSVGEGVLVRGTLRTKVRMSCRRCLEPVDSEVDEHVDLLFAPPMADGEDVDDGEVYPLPARGDDLDLTGAVREQVLLQAPQFTLCREDCRGLCPTCGRDLNQGSCECVPDAAPGPWDALKNVKFD comes from the coding sequence ATGCTGCATCTGAACCTCGCGGCCGTGGACCGCGGAGAAGTCTCGCTGCGGGAGCAGGTTCCGCCCGACCACCCGATGTGGAACGACACCGGGGTCGAGCTGACCGAGCCGCTGGAAGTCGACCTCACCGCCAACTCGGTGGGCGAGGGCGTGCTGGTGCGCGGAACGCTCCGCACGAAGGTGCGGATGTCCTGCCGCCGCTGCCTGGAGCCGGTGGACAGCGAGGTCGACGAGCACGTGGACCTGCTCTTCGCCCCGCCCATGGCCGACGGCGAGGACGTGGACGACGGCGAGGTCTACCCGCTCCCCGCGCGCGGCGACGACCTGGACCTGACCGGCGCGGTCCGCGAGCAGGTGCTGCTGCAGGCGCCGCAGTTCACGCTGTGCCGGGAGGACTGCCGCGGGCTTTGCCCCACGTGCGGCAGGGACCTCAACCAGGGATCGTGCGAGTGCGTTCCCGACGCGGCCCCCGGGCCGTGGGACGCACTGAAGAACGTCAAGTTCGACTGA
- the fabF gene encoding beta-ketoacyl-ACP synthase II: MNRRVVITGTGLISPVGLDVASSWAALLAGQSGAGPITQFDTTDFKVRFAAEVKGFEPEQYIDRKEAKRTDRFAQLAIGASVQAMRQAGLDDAAIGGIDPTRFGVIIGSGIGGIWTFEEQHRKLIERGPSRISPFFVPMFISDIAAGLVSIRWGLKGPNYCTVSACASSAHAVGNAFRSIKYDEADVMIAGGTEATVSPQTIAGFAAMTALSERNDSPETASRPFDATRDGFVLGEGSGMLVLEELEHAKARGATILAEIAGYGQTADAYHITAPAEGGEGAVRAIQLALKEAGATPDDVDYVNAHGTSTPANDKNETAAIRTALGERAYQIVVGSTKSMTGHTLGAAGGVEAVICGMVCREGKIPPTINFHERDPDCDLDYATGGMVERPVRLALSNSFGFGGHNVCLAVRRYDGA, from the coding sequence ATGAATCGCCGAGTCGTGATCACGGGGACCGGGCTGATCTCGCCCGTGGGGCTGGACGTTGCCAGCTCGTGGGCCGCCCTGCTGGCGGGGCAGAGCGGCGCCGGCCCGATCACCCAGTTCGACACCACCGACTTCAAGGTCCGCTTCGCCGCCGAGGTGAAGGGATTCGAGCCGGAGCAGTACATCGACCGCAAGGAGGCGAAGCGCACCGACCGCTTCGCCCAGCTGGCCATCGGCGCCAGCGTGCAGGCCATGCGCCAGGCCGGGCTCGACGACGCCGCCATCGGCGGGATCGACCCCACGCGCTTCGGCGTGATCATCGGCAGCGGGATCGGGGGGATCTGGACCTTCGAGGAGCAGCACCGCAAGCTGATCGAGCGCGGGCCCAGCCGCATCTCCCCCTTCTTCGTCCCCATGTTCATCAGCGACATCGCCGCCGGGCTGGTGTCGATCCGCTGGGGGCTGAAGGGGCCGAACTACTGCACCGTCAGCGCCTGCGCCTCGTCGGCGCACGCGGTGGGGAACGCCTTCCGCTCGATCAAGTACGACGAGGCGGACGTGATGATCGCCGGGGGAACCGAGGCCACGGTGAGCCCGCAGACGATCGCGGGGTTCGCGGCGATGACGGCGCTCTCGGAGCGCAACGACAGCCCCGAGACGGCCAGCCGCCCGTTCGACGCCACGCGCGACGGCTTCGTGCTGGGCGAGGGATCGGGGATGCTGGTGCTGGAGGAGCTGGAGCACGCGAAGGCGCGCGGCGCCACCATCCTGGCCGAGATCGCGGGGTACGGGCAGACGGCGGACGCGTACCACATCACCGCGCCGGCCGAGGGCGGGGAAGGGGCCGTCCGCGCGATCCAGCTGGCGCTGAAGGAGGCGGGAGCCACGCCGGACGACGTGGACTACGTGAACGCGCACGGCACGTCGACTCCCGCGAACGACAAGAACGAGACGGCGGCGATTCGCACCGCGCTGGGCGAGCGCGCCTACCAGATCGTGGTCGGCTCCACCAAGTCGATGACCGGCCACACGCTGGGCGCGGCCGGCGGGGTGGAGGCGGTGATCTGCGGGATGGTGTGCCGCGAGGGAAAGATCCCGCCCACCATCAACTTCCACGAGCGGGACCCCGACTGCGACCTGGACTACGCCACCGGCGGGATGGTGGAGCGGCCGGTGCGGCTGGCGCTCAGCAACTCGTTCGGGTTCGGCGGACACAACGTGTGCCTGGCCGTGCGGCGGTACGACGGGGCGTAG
- the plsX gene encoding phosphate acyltransferase PlsX, which yields MRIAVDAMGSDRAPTIEVEGAVGALLDRPDLTVVLVGDREVVEAELARHPQADRARMEVVHAPEVIDPGEAPTTAVRRKPNSSIVVGTRLVKSGEADAFLSAGSTGAVMAAAVLMLRPIPGVDRPAVGSPVPSATGTFFLIDMGANVDTRPQHLLQFAHLGTIYCQDLLGVDDPRVGLLNIGTEPGKGNEQTLETYGLLSESPTLNFVGNVEGRDVIRGACDVLVCDGFVGNVLLKFYESIAGFMAEELRHEMEQQGVKLDLKRLYSRLDYSTYGGAPLLGVNGVVVIAHGGSPPQAIRNGIGVAARSVERRMVEHIAKRLGDPAETGEKR from the coding sequence ATGCGGATCGCGGTAGACGCGATGGGCTCCGACCGTGCCCCGACCATCGAGGTCGAGGGGGCGGTCGGAGCTTTGCTTGACCGTCCGGACCTGACCGTGGTGCTGGTCGGCGACCGCGAGGTGGTGGAGGCCGAGCTGGCCCGCCACCCGCAGGCCGACCGCGCCCGGATGGAGGTGGTGCACGCCCCCGAGGTCATCGACCCCGGCGAGGCGCCCACCACGGCCGTGCGGCGCAAGCCCAACTCCTCCATCGTGGTCGGCACCCGCCTGGTGAAGAGCGGCGAGGCCGACGCCTTCCTGAGCGCCGGGAGCACCGGGGCGGTCATGGCCGCCGCGGTGCTCATGCTGCGCCCCATCCCCGGCGTGGACCGCCCCGCCGTGGGCTCGCCCGTGCCCAGCGCCACGGGCACCTTCTTCCTGATCGACATGGGCGCGAACGTGGACACGCGCCCCCAGCACCTCCTCCAGTTCGCGCACCTGGGCACCATCTACTGCCAGGACCTGCTGGGCGTGGACGACCCGCGCGTGGGGCTGCTGAACATCGGCACCGAGCCGGGGAAGGGGAACGAGCAGACGCTGGAGACGTACGGGCTGCTCTCCGAGAGCCCCACGCTGAACTTCGTGGGGAACGTGGAGGGGCGCGACGTGATCCGCGGGGCCTGCGACGTGCTGGTGTGCGACGGGTTCGTGGGGAACGTGCTGCTGAAGTTCTACGAGAGCATCGCGGGCTTCATGGCCGAGGAGCTGAGGCACGAGATGGAGCAGCAGGGGGTGAAGCTGGACCTGAAGCGGCTATACTCGCGGCTGGACTATTCGACCTACGGCGGCGCGCCGCTCCTGGGGGTGAACGGCGTGGTGGTCATCGCGCACGGGGGCTCGCCGCCGCAGGCCATCCGCAACGGCATCGGGGTTGCCGCGCGCTCGGTGGAGCGGCGGATGGTTGAGCATATCGCCAAGCGGCTGGGCGACCCGGCCGAAACGGGTGAGAAGAGATGA
- a CDS encoding S8 family serine peptidase: MRPNESSTQMPGKQAGTDPRQHDMPGGAMADASEEMPGGGMGAAPAIGMSAGEADGQSGKGAYDHGMAAAAAPAQSTRGRRAIRVPVASAGDMPAAGEPYDPGTGDMPRAGGPGGHDGMPADAMDGTGGDERQNVLIELRVPATRAAAHAFDMVAGFSVPGLEIDPGYAPVPLGPSGGDTRSLAAEDAGGGQTVVVRGTVHPDQIQELEARDDVVKVWKDTPIAPFSTLIEEGAEVGVVSPMQGFSPCPIGTCDCSPGTPKGTIADVAAYLGADQIWATGIRGDGIVVGVVDGGITAAGRPVSSADTSNPSWPGKLIQHVIGGFPAADWGTTGVAWGWHANMCSTDVMGMAPNSRVYDIRVSGGTSTVSNALAGFQWAIDRHRADGTPQILTNSWGIFQQSWDPAYATDPNHPFTRKVVEALDEGILVLFAAGNCGATCPDGRCGPDTGPGHDIWGANGHPRVMTVGAVNRNEQYVGYSSAGPAALDPQKPDFCSITHFTGFFTSDSGTSAATPICAGVVALMKQASPGLTQDQAKAALKSTAKDIGAPGWDPFAGAGIIRAKAALDVVAAAPRTSGPVVAWAPNRLDAFVIGTTSGLHHKYWNGSAWGPSFTGYEFMGGTIQDSAEVVAWGPNRLDVFVVGMNSGLYHKYWNGAAWGPSVTGYEFLGGVIEGHPRAVAWGSNRLDVFVVGTDRALYHKYWNGSAWGPSVTGYENLGGTIVGSPEVVAWGPNRLDIFVVGTNSGLYHKYWNGSAWGPSVTGYEFLGGVIEGQPRAVAWGANRLDLFVVGTDRALYHKYWNGSAWGPSVTGYENLGGTIQGSPEVVAWGPNRLDVFVLGTDHALYHKWWNGSAWGPSVTGWENLGGTIRGQPHVVSWGANRLDVFVTGMDSALYHKWWNGSAWGPSFTGYENMGGVLSEF, from the coding sequence ATGAGACCCAACGAAAGCAGCACCCAGATGCCCGGCAAGCAGGCCGGCACGGACCCGCGGCAGCACGACATGCCTGGCGGCGCCATGGCCGACGCGTCGGAGGAGATGCCCGGAGGAGGGATGGGCGCGGCACCCGCCATCGGCATGAGCGCGGGCGAGGCGGACGGCCAGAGCGGGAAGGGGGCGTACGACCACGGGATGGCCGCGGCCGCGGCGCCCGCGCAATCCACCCGCGGCCGCCGCGCCATTCGCGTCCCCGTCGCTTCCGCCGGTGACATGCCCGCCGCCGGCGAGCCGTACGACCCCGGGACGGGCGACATGCCCCGCGCCGGCGGCCCGGGCGGCCACGACGGAATGCCCGCGGACGCGATGGACGGGACGGGTGGGGACGAGCGCCAGAACGTGCTGATCGAGCTGCGCGTTCCGGCCACGCGCGCGGCTGCGCACGCCTTCGACATGGTGGCGGGCTTCAGCGTTCCCGGGCTGGAGATCGACCCGGGCTACGCCCCGGTGCCGCTGGGGCCCAGCGGCGGAGACACCCGCTCGCTGGCCGCGGAAGACGCGGGCGGCGGCCAGACGGTGGTGGTGCGAGGGACCGTGCACCCCGACCAGATCCAGGAGCTGGAGGCGCGCGACGACGTGGTGAAGGTGTGGAAGGACACGCCCATCGCCCCGTTCTCCACCCTGATCGAGGAGGGGGCGGAGGTCGGCGTCGTGTCGCCCATGCAGGGATTCTCCCCCTGCCCCATCGGCACCTGCGACTGCTCGCCGGGAACGCCCAAGGGCACCATCGCCGACGTGGCCGCGTACCTGGGGGCCGACCAGATCTGGGCGACGGGGATCAGGGGCGACGGCATCGTGGTGGGAGTGGTCGACGGCGGGATCACCGCGGCCGGCCGCCCCGTCTCATCGGCCGACACCTCGAACCCGTCGTGGCCGGGGAAGCTGATCCAGCACGTCATCGGCGGCTTCCCGGCGGCCGATTGGGGGACCACCGGCGTGGCCTGGGGGTGGCACGCCAACATGTGCTCCACCGACGTCATGGGAATGGCGCCCAACTCCCGCGTGTACGACATCCGGGTGTCGGGCGGAACCAGCACCGTGTCGAACGCGCTGGCGGGGTTCCAGTGGGCCATCGACCGCCACCGGGCCGACGGCACGCCGCAGATCCTGACCAACAGCTGGGGCATCTTCCAGCAGTCGTGGGACCCGGCGTACGCCACCGACCCCAACCATCCCTTCACCCGCAAGGTGGTGGAGGCGCTGGACGAGGGGATCCTGGTGCTCTTCGCCGCCGGCAACTGCGGCGCCACCTGCCCCGACGGCCGCTGCGGCCCCGACACCGGGCCCGGCCACGACATCTGGGGCGCCAATGGCCACCCGCGGGTGATGACCGTGGGGGCGGTGAACAGGAACGAGCAGTACGTGGGCTACAGCAGCGCCGGCCCCGCCGCGCTGGACCCGCAGAAGCCCGACTTCTGCTCGATCACCCACTTCACCGGCTTCTTCACCAGCGACAGCGGCACCTCGGCGGCCACGCCGATCTGCGCCGGGGTGGTGGCGCTGATGAAGCAGGCCTCGCCGGGGCTCACGCAGGACCAGGCCAAGGCGGCGCTGAAGTCCACCGCCAAGGACATCGGCGCGCCCGGGTGGGACCCGTTCGCCGGCGCGGGAATCATCCGCGCCAAGGCCGCGCTCGACGTGGTGGCGGCCGCCCCGCGCACCTCGGGCCCGGTGGTGGCGTGGGCACCGAACCGCCTGGATGCGTTCGTCATCGGCACCACCTCGGGGCTGCACCACAAGTACTGGAACGGCTCGGCCTGGGGCCCGTCTTTCACCGGGTACGAATTCATGGGCGGCACCATCCAGGACTCGGCCGAAGTGGTCGCCTGGGGCCCCAATCGCCTGGACGTGTTCGTGGTGGGGATGAACTCGGGGCTGTACCACAAGTACTGGAACGGCGCGGCGTGGGGGCCGTCGGTCACCGGCTACGAGTTCCTGGGCGGCGTGATCGAGGGACACCCGCGCGCCGTGGCGTGGGGCTCCAATCGCCTGGACGTGTTCGTGGTGGGCACCGACCGGGCGCTCTACCACAAGTACTGGAACGGCTCGGCGTGGGGGCCGTCGGTCACCGGCTACGAGAACCTGGGCGGAACCATCGTGGGCTCGCCCGAGGTGGTGGCGTGGGGGCCCAACCGGCTGGACATCTTCGTGGTGGGCACGAACTCGGGGCTCTACCACAAGTACTGGAACGGCTCCGCCTGGGGGCCGTCGGTCACCGGCTACGAATTCCTGGGCGGCGTCATCGAGGGGCAGCCCAGGGCCGTGGCCTGGGGGGCCAACCGCCTCGACCTGTTCGTGGTGGGAACCGACCGGGCGCTGTACCACAAGTACTGGAACGGTTCGGCGTGGGGGCCGTCGGTCACCGGCTACGAGAACCTGGGCGGCACCATCCAGGGCTCGCCCGAGGTGGTGGCGTGGGGCCCCAACCGGCTGGACGTGTTCGTGCTGGGCACCGACCACGCGCTCTACCACAAGTGGTGGAACGGCTCCGCCTGGGGGCCGTCGGTCACCGGGTGGGAGAACCTCGGTGGTACCATCCGCGGCCAACCGCACGTGGTGTCGTGGGGCGCCAACCGGCTCGACGTGTTCGTCACCGGGATGGATTCGGCGCTCTACCACAAGTGGTGGAACGGCTCCGCCTGGGGCCCGTCGTTCACCGGCTACGAGAACATGGGAGGCGTGCTCTCGGAGTTCTGA
- a CDS encoding beta-ketoacyl-ACP synthase III has product MIQAARPARARIVSTGRFSPPRVVTNHDLESMVETNDEWIRTRTGITERRLADKDTGAADMGAAAARIAMERAGITAADVDILLVSTATPDRLLPSTACDIQALLGSHNAAAYDFASACSGFLYGLSLAEAHIAAGQAKTVLLVCTEKMSSIIDWTDRATCVLFGDGAGAAVIQPAEGDGRGILSGYFKSDGTLAELLYRPGGGARYPLDIAVLDERSHFVKMAGAEVFKSAVRSMCDAAGHALERAGVTGDDVDLLVPHQANIRIIDATAKYAKIPPEKVFVNVDRYGNMSSASIPVALDEAVEQGRAGEGALVLMVAFGAGFTWAANVVRM; this is encoded by the coding sequence ATGATCCAGGCAGCACGGCCCGCACGGGCCCGCATCGTGAGCACCGGGCGCTTTTCGCCGCCGCGCGTCGTCACCAACCACGACCTGGAGTCGATGGTGGAGACGAACGACGAGTGGATCCGCACCCGCACCGGGATCACCGAGCGGCGCCTGGCCGACAAGGACACGGGCGCCGCCGACATGGGCGCGGCCGCGGCCCGCATCGCCATGGAGCGCGCCGGGATCACCGCGGCGGACGTCGACATCCTGCTGGTGTCCACCGCCACGCCCGACCGCCTTCTCCCGTCCACCGCCTGCGACATCCAGGCGCTGCTGGGCTCGCACAACGCCGCGGCGTACGACTTCGCCAGCGCCTGCTCGGGCTTTCTCTACGGCCTCTCGCTGGCCGAGGCGCACATCGCCGCGGGGCAGGCGAAGACGGTGCTGCTGGTGTGCACCGAGAAGATGTCGTCGATCATCGACTGGACCGACCGCGCGACGTGCGTGCTCTTCGGCGACGGCGCGGGGGCGGCGGTGATCCAGCCGGCCGAGGGCGACGGGCGCGGCATCCTCTCCGGCTACTTCAAGAGCGACGGCACGCTGGCCGAGCTGCTGTACCGCCCCGGCGGCGGCGCCAGGTACCCGCTGGACATCGCGGTGCTGGACGAGCGCAGCCACTTCGTGAAAATGGCGGGCGCCGAGGTGTTCAAGAGCGCCGTGCGCTCGATGTGCGACGCGGCCGGGCACGCGCTGGAGCGCGCCGGCGTCACCGGCGACGACGTGGACCTGCTGGTGCCGCACCAGGCCAACATCCGCATCATCGACGCGACCGCCAAGTACGCGAAGATCCCGCCGGAGAAGGTGTTCGTGAACGTGGACCGCTACGGCAACATGTCGAGCGCCTCCATTCCCGTGGCGCTGGACGAGGCGGTGGAGCAGGGGCGCGCGGGCGAGGGGGCGCTGGTGCTGATGGTGGCCTTCGGCGCGGGCTTCACCTGGGCGGCGAACGTGGTGCGGATGTAG